CCGCAGGGTGCTCCTCCTGCGGGAAAGAACAGTCGTCATCACACCATGGGCAGTGCTTACTTCGCCCGCGGATGTGACTCGTCGTAAATCTCGCGCAGGCGCTCGCTGGAGATGTGGGTGTAAATCTGGGTGGTGGAGATGTTGGCATGCCCCAGCAGTTCCTGCACGTGGCGCAGGTCGGCCTTGCCGTTGAGCAGGTGCGTGGCGAAGGAATGGCGCAGGGTGTGCGGCGTGACCTCGGTTTTGATGCCGGCCTCCCGCACGTACTGCTTGATGATGAGCCATAACCCTTGGCGCGTCAGCCTCTCGCCACGATGATTGAGAAACAGCGCGCGCTCATTCGGACTCCTCAACAACATGCGGCGCGCTTTGGCCAGGTACTCGCGCAGGGCTTCCACCGCACGGCTGTGGATGGGGATAATGCGCTCCTTGCCACCCTTGCCCTGCCTGACCCGCACCGTCGCCGAGGCCAGGTTGATGTCCTCCAGGTCCAGTGACACCAACTCCGTGACGCGCATGCCGGTGGCATACAGCAGTTCGAGCAGAGCCTTGTCCCGAATGGCTTTGGGGCTGGAGCCTTTGGGTGCATCCAGCAGTCGCTCCACTTCCTCGTAGGAGAGGGTGACCGGCAGGCGCTTTTTGACCTTGGGGGAATCCAGGTTCAGCGTTGGGTCATCGGAGATGATCTCCTCCGCGGCCAGGAAGTGGAAGAACGATTTCAACGCGGCGATCTTGCGCGCCACCGTGGAGGAGGCGTATTCCCGCTCACGCAGGCTCATGATGTAATCTATGATGACATCCTGGTTGACCTGCTCCCAGGAGTTGATGCCCTCCTCTTCCATGGCCTGGGCGAATTGTTC
The sequence above is drawn from the Anaerolineae bacterium genome and encodes:
- the xerD gene encoding site-specific tyrosine recombinase XerD → MRDAIATFLQFLELEKGYSGNTLAAYRNDLEQFAQAMEEEGINSWEQVNQDVIIDYIMSLREREYASSTVARKIAALKSFFHFLAAEEIISDDPTLNLDSPKVKKRLPVTLSYEEVERLLDAPKGSSPKAIRDKALLELLYATGMRVTELVSLDLEDINLASATVRVRQGKGGKERIIPIHSRAVEALREYLAKARRMLLRSPNERALFLNHRGERLTRQGLWLIIKQYVREAGIKTEVTPHTLRHSFATHLLNGKADLRHVQELLGHANISTTQIYTHISSERLREIYDESHPRAK